A single genomic interval of Plantibacter sp. Leaf314 harbors:
- a CDS encoding glycosyltransferase, whose product MRVLFDGYWWVHGPGANRTVQREFILAWSEVFPADELVVALRRKHADDRVDDLPEGVETVETRLWPQAVSNAVELPRLARRVGADAVLAHNYAPAGGRNLTFIHDVMFQEHPEWFSRAERAYFSLMPVLARRASLLATSTSTEAARIRRLNPRLPQATAVGLAVGNDLESLEQQAPAGAADLAAFAVTVGRLNIRKNLAASIEAAASAEVITPEQPLLIVGGSLHSGVETALTPAASAAVERGEARFLGHVTDAELAWLYAHAALVTNLSLDEGFGLPPIEAARFGAPLLVSDIPVFRETVGSVAHLVDPLATPQALGSAIDAAWGRPGTTEAYETLRERYDWAEVVAGLRAALVPASHTDRGAAR is encoded by the coding sequence GTGAGAGTCCTCTTCGACGGCTACTGGTGGGTGCACGGCCCCGGGGCGAACCGGACGGTGCAGCGGGAGTTCATCCTCGCCTGGAGCGAGGTCTTCCCGGCCGACGAACTCGTCGTCGCCCTGCGTCGCAAGCACGCCGACGACCGCGTCGACGACCTGCCGGAGGGCGTCGAGACGGTCGAGACGCGGCTCTGGCCCCAGGCGGTGTCGAACGCCGTCGAACTCCCCCGCCTCGCGCGACGCGTCGGTGCGGACGCAGTCCTCGCCCACAACTACGCACCGGCCGGCGGTCGCAACCTGACCTTCATCCACGACGTGATGTTCCAGGAGCACCCGGAGTGGTTCAGCCGGGCGGAACGCGCCTACTTCTCGCTCATGCCCGTGCTCGCGAGGCGCGCCTCGCTGCTCGCGACCTCGACGAGCACCGAGGCCGCTCGGATCCGTCGTCTCAACCCGCGCCTCCCCCAGGCGACGGCGGTCGGCCTCGCCGTGGGCAACGACCTCGAATCGCTCGAGCAGCAGGCCCCCGCGGGTGCTGCCGATCTCGCGGCCTTCGCGGTCACCGTCGGACGCCTGAACATCCGCAAGAACCTGGCCGCCTCCATCGAGGCCGCCGCGTCCGCCGAGGTCATCACCCCCGAGCAGCCGCTGCTCATCGTGGGCGGCTCCCTGCACTCCGGGGTCGAGACCGCCCTCACGCCCGCTGCGAGCGCAGCGGTCGAGCGCGGTGAAGCCCGCTTCCTCGGGCACGTGACCGATGCGGAACTCGCCTGGTTGTACGCGCACGCAGCGCTCGTCACCAACCTCTCCCTCGACGAGGGCTTCGGTCTCCCGCCGATCGAAGCCGCGCGGTTCGGCGCACCGCTGCTCGTGAGCGACATCCCGGTCTTCCGCGAGACGGTGGGCTCCGTCGCGCACCTCGTCGATCCGCTGGCGACACCGCAGGCACTCGGCTCGGCGATCGACGCCGCCTGGGGTCGTCCTGGAACGACCGAGGCGTACGAGACGCTCCGCGAACGGTACGACTGGGCGGAGGTCGTGGCCGGGCTCCGCGCCGCGCTCGTGCCCGCGTCGCACACCGACCGAGGTGCGGCCCGCTAG
- a CDS encoding glycosyltransferase family 2 protein has translation MTVAVPTFHRNAELRRLLTPLLPQLAETAAGGEWDAEVLVIDNDPAGGGRVVADELSPSADGRLRYVLEGTPGLAAVRNRALDEADGRLLVFLDDDEEPAPDWLATMLAMWAHHGSAAVFGRVVSVFEVERDAWLVAGRAFIRPAHRTGDRLPAVATNNLLLDLDVVRRLGLRFDTRLAFSGGEDSLFTTQLTRGGGTILWCDEAVVYEHVPQDRLNRRWILTRAYRNGTVEETVARLAGSGPAHAIRVRLQYLLGGVVRVVGGSGRVLLGRVTGKLTHVARGERAVARGAGMIAGAAGFVYQEYAKRTAARRAA, from the coding sequence GTGACCGTCGCCGTCCCGACCTTCCACCGGAACGCCGAGCTCCGCCGGCTGCTCACTCCGCTGCTGCCGCAGCTCGCCGAGACGGCTGCCGGCGGGGAGTGGGACGCCGAGGTGCTCGTGATCGACAACGACCCGGCCGGCGGTGGACGCGTGGTCGCCGATGAGCTGTCCCCGTCCGCGGACGGCCGGCTGCGCTACGTCCTGGAAGGCACCCCCGGCCTCGCCGCGGTGCGGAACCGTGCCCTCGACGAAGCGGACGGACGACTGCTCGTCTTCCTCGACGACGACGAGGAGCCGGCACCGGACTGGTTGGCGACGATGCTCGCGATGTGGGCGCATCACGGATCGGCGGCGGTGTTCGGCCGCGTCGTCTCCGTCTTCGAGGTGGAGCGCGACGCCTGGCTCGTGGCCGGACGGGCGTTCATCCGCCCCGCGCACCGCACCGGGGACCGCCTCCCCGCCGTCGCGACCAACAACCTCCTGCTCGACCTCGACGTCGTCCGACGGCTCGGCCTGCGCTTCGACACCCGACTCGCCTTCAGCGGCGGCGAGGACTCGCTCTTCACCACCCAGCTCACCCGCGGCGGCGGCACGATCCTCTGGTGCGACGAGGCCGTCGTCTACGAACACGTGCCGCAGGACCGACTCAACCGCCGCTGGATCCTCACCCGCGCCTACCGCAACGGCACCGTCGAGGAGACCGTCGCGCGGCTCGCAGGATCAGGGCCCGCCCACGCGATCCGGGTGCGTCTGCAGTACCTCCTGGGCGGGGTCGTCCGTGTCGTCGGCGGCAGCGGACGGGTCCTGCTCGGACGCGTCACGGGCAAGCTCACCCACGTCGCGCGTGGCGAGCGGGCGGTGGCCCGGGGTGCCGGCATGATCGCGGGCGCGGCCGGCTTCGTCTACCAGGAGTACGCGAAGCGCACCGCGGCCCGGCGCGCCGCCTGA
- the glf gene encoding UDP-galactopyranose mutase, translating to MTADLIVVGAGLFGLTIAERAANELGLQVLIIDRRSHIGGNAYSETEPETGIEVHRYGAHLFHTSNERVWEYVNRFTTFTPYVHRVYTKHQGVVFPMPINLGTINQFFQAAYSPTEARELIRSQADAASGTEATNLEERGVSLIGRPLYEAFIAGYTQKQWQTDPRELPADIISRLPVRYSYDNRYFNDTYEGLPTDGYTAWLTKMVDHPNIEVRLETDFFDESQPIHRGNTPEGVPVVYTGPIDRYFDYLHGRLGWRTLDFEQEVHPVGDYQGTSVMNYADAEDEFTRILEFRHFHPERDGYPDDKTVIVREFSRMATADDEPYYPVNTPTDREQLARYREAQAFEPDVFFGGRLGTYKYLDMHMAIASALTMFDNQLAPRLRELAE from the coding sequence ATGACGGCTGATCTGATCGTGGTTGGGGCCGGACTGTTCGGCTTGACGATCGCGGAACGCGCTGCGAACGAGCTCGGGCTGCAGGTCCTCATCATCGATCGCCGCTCGCACATCGGTGGCAACGCCTACAGCGAGACGGAGCCCGAGACCGGCATCGAGGTGCACCGCTACGGCGCGCACCTGTTCCACACCTCGAACGAGCGGGTGTGGGAGTACGTGAACCGGTTCACGACGTTCACGCCCTACGTGCACCGCGTGTACACGAAGCACCAGGGTGTCGTCTTCCCGATGCCGATCAACCTCGGCACGATCAACCAGTTCTTCCAGGCGGCGTACTCGCCCACCGAGGCGCGGGAACTCATCCGCAGCCAGGCCGATGCCGCCTCCGGCACCGAGGCGACGAACCTCGAGGAGCGCGGCGTCTCGCTCATCGGCCGCCCCCTCTACGAGGCGTTCATCGCCGGGTACACGCAGAAGCAGTGGCAGACCGATCCGCGTGAGCTGCCGGCGGACATCATCTCGCGCCTGCCCGTCCGGTACAGCTACGACAACCGGTACTTCAACGACACCTACGAGGGCCTGCCGACGGACGGCTACACCGCGTGGTTGACGAAGATGGTGGACCACCCGAACATCGAGGTGCGTCTCGAGACCGACTTCTTCGACGAGAGCCAGCCGATCCACCGCGGGAACACGCCGGAGGGCGTGCCCGTCGTCTACACCGGGCCGATCGACCGCTACTTCGACTACCTCCACGGGCGGCTCGGCTGGCGCACGCTCGACTTCGAGCAGGAGGTCCACCCGGTGGGCGACTATCAGGGCACCTCGGTGATGAACTACGCCGACGCCGAGGACGAGTTCACCCGCATCCTCGAGTTCCGGCACTTCCACCCCGAGCGCGACGGCTACCCGGATGACAAGACGGTCATCGTGCGGGAGTTCTCGCGCATGGCCACGGCCGACGACGAGCCGTACTACCCGGTCAACACCCCGACCGACCGGGAGCAGTTGGCCCGATACCGCGAGGCGCAGGCGTTCGAACCCGACGTGTTCTTCGGCGGCCGGCTGGGCACCTACAAGTACCTCGACATGCACATGGCGATCGCCTCGGCGCTCACGATGTTCGACAACCAGCTCGCGCCGCGACTGCGGGAGCTCGCGGAGTAG
- a CDS encoding glycosyltransferase, giving the protein MYRGDGLAIVVVDYGSSALLAEHLVAVEHELPAALIVVVHNPTSAAERQAVERLVAERGWTAVYPASNLGFGGGVNAGVAAALEDETTTTLMLLNPDASIGAEATALLVDRARQDPLTLVGPTVRRPDGRPWSSGHLLSMHSGAMRSLASTAPSDDPGPWMPWLSGACLVLSATLWRTVGGFDEDYFLYWEDVDLSKRVLDGGGSIVFLPEAVALHDEGGTHDDGTGGSRAKSPTYYYYNVVNRLRFAAVHLDDELRRRWLRGSPRASWQILLRGGRRQFLHPVAPLGSAWRGHRDGRALVKRAAAGPYGGVSTGTPVALPEEETA; this is encoded by the coding sequence ATGTATCGCGGTGACGGCCTGGCGATCGTGGTCGTCGACTACGGTTCGTCCGCCCTGCTCGCCGAGCACCTGGTCGCCGTGGAGCACGAACTGCCCGCTGCGCTCATCGTCGTCGTCCACAACCCCACCTCGGCCGCGGAACGCCAGGCGGTCGAGCGGCTCGTCGCCGAGCGCGGTTGGACGGCGGTCTACCCGGCGAGCAACCTCGGCTTCGGTGGTGGGGTCAACGCCGGTGTCGCCGCCGCGCTCGAAGACGAGACGACGACGACCCTCATGCTCCTCAACCCCGACGCGAGCATCGGCGCGGAGGCGACCGCGCTGCTCGTCGACCGTGCCCGCCAGGACCCGCTCACGCTCGTCGGCCCGACCGTGCGCCGTCCTGACGGCCGACCGTGGTCGAGCGGTCACCTCCTGTCGATGCACTCCGGGGCGATGCGTTCCCTCGCCAGCACCGCGCCGTCCGACGACCCGGGGCCGTGGATGCCGTGGCTGAGCGGCGCGTGCCTCGTGCTGAGCGCGACGCTCTGGCGGACCGTCGGCGGGTTCGACGAGGACTACTTCCTGTACTGGGAGGACGTCGACCTCAGCAAGCGTGTGCTCGACGGCGGCGGTTCGATCGTCTTCCTGCCGGAGGCTGTCGCGCTCCACGACGAGGGCGGCACCCATGACGACGGCACCGGTGGCAGCCGCGCGAAGTCGCCGACGTACTACTACTACAACGTCGTCAACCGCCTGCGGTTCGCCGCCGTCCATCTGGACGACGAGCTGCGTCGGCGCTGGCTGCGCGGCTCGCCGCGGGCGTCGTGGCAGATCCTGCTGCGGGGCGGGCGTCGCCAGTTCCTGCACCCGGTCGCCCCGCTCGGCTCGGCCTGGCGCGGGCACCGCGACGGTCGCGCCCTCGTGAAGCGCGCGGCCGCCGGGCCCTATGGTGGGGTCAGCACCGGAACGCCGGTCGCCCTGCCCGAAGAGGAGACCGCATGA
- a CDS encoding LamG domain-containing protein, translated as MSSLPAARGASDDAVAPALRRLGRVVLTALATAAVVGGTLVSMPTAAVAAEPAAAAATPLPTTVAADALPTAQMDGVAWGQAVAGNTVFVGGDFAKARPAGAAAGVNTVDRKNLMAYTISTGVMTSWNPSANGVVNSLAVSPDGSRLYVGGTFTTINGVTRNRVAAFDTATGALISSFAPVVNGKVMSVKATNSTVYIGGEFTSVGGATRTKVAAVSASTGALLPFTVDLQGGWGVRALVVSPDGGKLVIGGSFTSTNGSTSPGRGLSAVDAVTGATMPFGVNSVIHNGGENSAIYSLASDGTSVYGTGYDFYGDSTLDDFEGTFKASWSDGTMQWMADCHGDTYSVDVVKDIVYTASHAHYCGNIGGFPQPDPWVFHHSLAFSPNATGTITPDVHGYRNFTGNPSPSLLQWYPTWQTGTKTKLYQAGWSVVGAGDYVLYAGEFLGVSGAKQQGLVRFATRDKAPNKRAPEVWGDNWKLTALSFRAGQVRLSWPANYDPDDATLTYQIFRQDKGTSVPIYTTTETSNFWTQPAMLFTDTNVTAGQTYNYRVKAIDPWGNSTQTSTWVPATATGGNSFSSYNGAVLDAAPSNYWPLGESSGTSAYDWASGNDLTLASPSARAVSGPNLAQANTATSFGGTSSSFGVSSIAQPAPNTFSVEAWFQSSSTQGGKIVGYGNAKTGNSGSYDRQVYLDTSGSVVFGVYPGSVRTVQSAAGFNDGQWHHVVASMGADGMTLSLDGKKVASRADTTTGQDYSGYWRVGGDNIGGWPGVGSSYLDGSISDVAVYPTVLNRATIDAHWVASGRTSTVPAAPADTYGQAVFALDPDLYWRLNESTGPKAADSGPLGNTGTYWGDVSKQTPGALSGVTNTAATFSPNGNSGVGSDKTFSNPRNYAVETWFKTDTTSGGKLIGFGNRSTDGTSNNYDRHVYMTPDGRLNFGVYTGNTVIVSSPSSYNDNTWHHVVAEQSSTGMQLYVDGSLVASGTETNAQDYTGYWRIGGDSTWGGDNWFRGSLDEFAVYGKTLTAAQISDHYSLGKIGRVNALPTAAFTATPSDLGATFDAAGSTDSDGTIASYAWDFGDGTTGSGVTATHTYGAAGSYAVKLTVTDDLGASTTRTEQVTVVAPNVAPTAIFSASVANLALSVDASSSADPDGTIASYAWNFGDGTSGVGATASHTYATAGSFTVTLTVTDNRGASATSTQQVATALPPNQLPTAAFTQSKNLLTVSVDAATSTDTDGSITGYAWDFGDTTTATGKTASHSYAAAGTYTITLTVTDDRAGTAITSQTVTVAPAPNVAPTASFTSSANLLVASFDGSASTDTDGSIASYAWAFGDGTTGTGATAQHSYAAAGTYSVVLTVTDNRGGTATATRSVTVAAAPTATVLAQDDFERTSASGWGSAPVGGAWSLQGAATTYSVGDGSGIVNLAKLDTRAARLGAKFDDAVTTVSFSVDRTGPGYYVAVIGRQVGANAYTARVRWEANGQVRLYLLKNETQIVDSKLLDIVYAPGDRLTISVKASGTSPTTLGAKVWKTGTTEPSAWQLSGTDTDATMQATGQIGLISYLSNSSASATAKLRIEQFTSVTSAAATPVTPPAPPANVNPVSAFTMAATDLSVTFNGSTSSDSDGSIASYAWTFGDGATATGATATHAYAAAGAYPVTLTVTDNRGGTHTSQQTATVSAPVPPVLPPVDPPVDPPVEPPVDPPAAEEPVALDDFDNRQAANGWGAAEEGGAWSTTGPATSYSVANGVGKITANATETRSAVLAGVSIRDALVETTFSVDKAPAGGAHTVTIAGRKIGNSVYSTRVRLDAAGLIRVYILRDETPLADSYVLPGGAYVAGQKLHVTLSVTGAGPTTVQAKVWRDAETEPAAWQLSATDATTAMQAPGAVGVITYVTGANTNGTTTLSVDSFKVTGE; from the coding sequence TTGTCCAGCCTGCCTGCAGCCCGCGGTGCGTCCGATGACGCTGTCGCCCCCGCTCTCCGACGACTCGGTCGCGTCGTCCTGACCGCGCTCGCGACCGCCGCCGTCGTCGGCGGCACCCTGGTCTCGATGCCGACGGCCGCCGTCGCGGCCGAACCCGCGGCCGCCGCTGCCACCCCGCTGCCGACCACCGTCGCCGCGGACGCCCTGCCGACCGCGCAGATGGACGGGGTCGCCTGGGGCCAGGCCGTCGCCGGCAACACGGTCTTCGTCGGCGGCGACTTCGCGAAGGCCCGCCCGGCAGGCGCGGCAGCGGGGGTCAACACCGTCGACCGCAAGAACCTCATGGCCTACACGATCTCGACCGGCGTCATGACCTCCTGGAACCCGAGCGCCAACGGCGTGGTGAACAGCCTCGCCGTGTCGCCCGACGGCTCCCGGCTCTACGTCGGCGGCACGTTCACGACGATCAACGGCGTGACCCGGAACCGCGTCGCCGCGTTCGACACCGCGACCGGCGCCCTGATCTCCAGCTTCGCCCCGGTCGTCAACGGCAAGGTCATGTCCGTCAAGGCGACCAACTCCACCGTCTACATCGGTGGTGAGTTCACGAGCGTCGGCGGCGCCACCCGCACGAAGGTGGCCGCGGTCAGCGCCTCCACCGGCGCCCTGCTGCCCTTCACCGTCGACCTCCAGGGTGGCTGGGGCGTCCGCGCCCTCGTCGTCTCGCCCGACGGCGGCAAGCTCGTCATCGGTGGCTCGTTCACCTCGACCAACGGCTCCACGAGCCCCGGCCGGGGCCTCTCCGCGGTCGACGCCGTCACCGGAGCGACCATGCCGTTCGGCGTGAACAGCGTCATCCACAACGGTGGCGAGAACTCGGCGATCTACTCGCTCGCGTCCGACGGCACCTCCGTCTACGGCACCGGCTACGACTTCTACGGTGACTCCACGCTCGACGACTTCGAGGGCACCTTCAAGGCCTCCTGGTCGGACGGCACGATGCAGTGGATGGCCGACTGCCACGGCGACACGTACTCGGTCGACGTCGTCAAGGACATCGTCTACACCGCCAGCCACGCGCACTACTGCGGCAACATCGGCGGCTTCCCACAGCCCGACCCGTGGGTGTTCCACCACTCGCTCGCCTTCAGCCCCAACGCCACCGGCACGATCACGCCGGACGTCCACGGCTACCGCAACTTCACCGGCAACCCCTCGCCGTCGCTCCTGCAGTGGTACCCGACGTGGCAGACCGGCACCAAGACGAAGCTGTACCAGGCCGGTTGGAGCGTCGTCGGCGCTGGTGACTACGTCCTCTACGCCGGTGAGTTCCTCGGCGTCTCCGGCGCGAAGCAGCAGGGACTCGTCCGCTTCGCGACGCGTGACAAGGCCCCCAACAAGCGTGCGCCTGAGGTGTGGGGCGACAACTGGAAGCTCACCGCACTGTCCTTCCGCGCCGGGCAGGTCCGCCTCAGCTGGCCCGCCAACTACGACCCCGACGACGCGACGCTGACCTACCAGATCTTCCGTCAGGACAAGGGCACCTCGGTCCCGATCTACACGACGACCGAGACCTCGAACTTCTGGACCCAGCCGGCGATGCTCTTCACCGACACGAACGTGACGGCCGGCCAGACCTACAACTACCGCGTCAAGGCGATCGACCCATGGGGCAACTCCACGCAGACGAGCACCTGGGTTCCGGCGACCGCCACCGGCGGCAACTCCTTCAGCTCCTACAACGGTGCCGTGCTCGACGCGGCCCCGTCGAACTACTGGCCGCTCGGTGAATCCTCCGGGACGAGCGCCTACGACTGGGCGTCCGGGAACGACCTGACGCTGGCGTCGCCCTCGGCGCGTGCCGTCTCCGGTCCGAACCTCGCCCAGGCCAACACGGCGACGTCCTTCGGGGGCACCTCCTCCTCCTTCGGCGTTTCGAGCATCGCGCAGCCGGCCCCGAACACCTTCAGTGTCGAGGCGTGGTTCCAGTCCAGCAGCACGCAGGGCGGCAAGATCGTCGGCTACGGCAACGCCAAGACCGGCAACTCCGGGAGCTACGACCGCCAGGTCTACCTCGACACCTCCGGAAGCGTCGTCTTCGGCGTGTACCCGGGATCGGTGCGGACCGTGCAGTCGGCGGCCGGCTTCAACGACGGCCAGTGGCACCACGTGGTCGCCTCCATGGGCGCCGACGGCATGACCCTCTCGCTCGACGGCAAGAAGGTCGCGAGCCGTGCCGACACCACGACCGGACAGGACTACTCCGGCTACTGGCGGGTCGGCGGCGACAACATCGGCGGATGGCCGGGTGTCGGTTCCTCCTACCTCGACGGCAGCATCTCCGACGTCGCGGTCTACCCGACGGTGCTCAACCGGGCGACGATCGACGCGCACTGGGTCGCCTCGGGCCGTACCTCCACGGTGCCGGCCGCCCCGGCGGACACCTACGGTCAAGCGGTCTTCGCTCTCGACCCCGACCTCTACTGGCGGCTGAACGAGTCGACCGGTCCGAAGGCCGCCGACTCGGGACCCCTCGGGAACACCGGCACCTACTGGGGTGACGTCTCGAAGCAGACGCCGGGCGCGCTCTCCGGCGTCACCAACACCGCGGCGACGTTCTCACCGAACGGCAACTCCGGCGTCGGCAGCGACAAGACCTTCTCGAACCCGCGCAACTACGCGGTCGAGACCTGGTTCAAGACGGACACGACGAGCGGCGGCAAGCTCATCGGCTTCGGCAACCGCTCGACCGACGGCACGTCGAACAACTACGACCGCCACGTCTACATGACGCCGGACGGACGACTGAACTTCGGTGTCTACACCGGCAACACGGTCATCGTGTCGTCGCCGTCCTCCTACAACGACAACACCTGGCACCACGTGGTCGCCGAGCAGTCGAGCACCGGCATGCAGCTGTACGTCGACGGTTCGCTCGTCGCCTCCGGCACGGAGACGAACGCGCAGGACTACACCGGCTACTGGCGCATCGGTGGTGACAGCACGTGGGGCGGTGACAACTGGTTCCGCGGTTCGCTCGACGAGTTCGCCGTGTACGGCAAGACGTTGACGGCCGCGCAGATCAGCGACCACTACTCGCTCGGGAAGATCGGCCGGGTCAACGCCCTGCCGACCGCGGCGTTCACCGCGACGCCGAGCGACCTCGGCGCGACCTTCGACGCCGCCGGCTCGACGGACTCCGACGGGACGATCGCCTCCTACGCCTGGGACTTCGGCGACGGCACGACGGGCAGCGGGGTGACCGCGACGCACACGTACGGCGCCGCCGGCAGCTATGCCGTGAAGCTCACGGTGACCGACGACCTCGGCGCGTCCACGACGCGCACCGAACAGGTGACGGTCGTCGCGCCCAACGTGGCGCCCACCGCGATCTTCTCCGCTTCGGTCGCGAACCTGGCGCTCTCCGTCGACGCCTCCTCCTCGGCCGACCCGGACGGCACCATCGCCTCCTACGCCTGGAACTTCGGCGACGGCACGAGCGGGGTCGGCGCGACCGCGTCCCACACCTACGCGACCGCCGGTTCCTTCACGGTGACACTCACGGTCACCGACAACCGGGGCGCGTCGGCCACGTCCACGCAGCAGGTCGCGACGGCCCTGCCGCCGAACCAGCTGCCGACCGCGGCCTTCACGCAGTCGAAGAACCTGCTGACCGTGTCGGTCGACGCCGCGACCTCCACCGACACCGACGGGTCCATCACGGGCTACGCCTGGGACTTCGGAGACACCACGACGGCGACCGGCAAGACCGCGAGCCACAGCTACGCGGCCGCCGGCACGTACACGATCACGCTCACGGTGACCGACGACCGTGCCGGTACCGCGATCACCTCGCAGACCGTCACCGTCGCCCCGGCGCCCAACGTGGCACCGACGGCGTCGTTCACCTCCTCGGCGAACCTGCTCGTCGCCTCCTTCGACGGATCCGCGTCGACCGACACCGACGGTTCGATCGCCTCCTACGCCTGGGCGTTCGGTGACGGGACCACCGGAACCGGCGCGACGGCCCAGCACAGCTACGCGGCGGCTGGGACCTACTCGGTCGTCCTGACCGTGACCGACAACCGCGGCGGGACGGCGACGGCGACCCGGTCGGTGACCGTCGCAGCGGCCCCGACGGCGACCGTGCTCGCCCAGGACGACTTCGAGCGCACCAGCGCGAGCGGCTGGGGCTCGGCTCCGGTCGGCGGTGCCTGGTCGCTCCAGGGAGCGGCGACCACCTACAGCGTCGGCGACGGCTCGGGCATCGTGAACCTCGCGAAGCTCGACACCCGTGCCGCCCGCCTCGGTGCGAAGTTCGACGACGCGGTCACGACCGTCTCGTTCTCCGTCGACCGCACCGGTCCCGGGTACTACGTGGCGGTGATCGGCCGACAGGTCGGAGCCAACGCGTACACCGCCCGGGTGCGCTGGGAAGCCAACGGTCAGGTCCGTCTCTACCTCTTGAAGAACGAGACCCAGATCGTCGACTCGAAGCTGCTCGACATCGTGTACGCGCCGGGTGACCGTCTGACGATCTCCGTCAAGGCGTCCGGCACGAGCCCGACCACCCTCGGTGCGAAGGTCTGGAAGACGGGCACGACCGAGCCCTCCGCCTGGCAGCTGAGCGGCACGGACACGGATGCCACGATGCAGGCGACCGGTCAGATCGGACTCATCTCCTACCTGTCGAACTCCTCGGCGTCGGCGACGGCGAAGCTCCGCATCGAGCAGTTCACCTCCGTCACCTCGGCCGCGGCCACCCCGGTCACGCCCCCGGCACCGCCGGCGAACGTGAACCCGGTCTCCGCGTTCACGATGGCGGCCACCGACCTGTCGGTGACCTTCAACGGCTCGACGAGTTCCGACAGCGACGGCTCCATCGCGTCCTACGCCTGGACCTTCGGGGACGGCGCCACGGCGACCGGCGCCACGGCGACGCACGCCTACGCCGCAGCCGGTGCCTACCCGGTGACCCTCACCGTCACGGACAACCGTGGCGGGACCCACACGAGTCAGCAGACCGCGACGGTCTCGGCACCGGTGCCGCCGGTCCTGCCGCCCGTCGACCCGCCGGTCGACCCGCCCGTGGAGCCGCCGGTCGACCCGCCGGCAGCGGAGGAGCCCGTCGCCCTCGACGACTTCGACAACCGCCAGGCCGCGAACGGCTGGGGAGCCGCCGAGGAGGGTGGCGCGTGGAGCACCACCGGACCGGCGACGAGCTACAGCGTCGCGAACGGCGTCGGCAAGATCACCGCGAACGCCACCGAGACGCGCAGCGCGGTCCTGGCCGGGGTGTCGATCCGCGACGCCCTCGTCGAGACGACGTTCTCCGTCGACAAGGCCCCTGCGGGCGGCGCGCACACGGTGACGATCGCCGGACGGAAGATCGGCAACTCGGTCTACTCCACCCGCGTCCGCCTCGACGCCGCCGGCCTCATCCGCGTCTACATCCTCCGGGACGAGACGCCGCTGGCCGACAGCTACGTGCTCCCGGGCGGCGCATACGTCGCCGGTCAGAAGCTCCACGTGACGCTCTCCGTCACCGGTGCTGGACCGACCACGGTGCAGGCCAAGGTGTGGCGTGACGCGGAGACGGAACCGGCCGCGTGGCAGCTGAGCGCGACCGACGCCACCACGGCGATGCAGGCTCCGGGAGCCGTCGGTGTCATCACCTACGTCACGGGCGCCAACACCAACGGCACGACCACGCTCTCCGTCGACTCGTTCAAGGTCACGGGAGAATAG
- a CDS encoding glycosyl transferase — MPLSRRLRVMQAYQRLRPTTNPYIVQLDRALGSTAGMEHLRFTWRRALLGRYDVLHLHWPETRLGGSNRVKAIGNQVRFALLLARLRLSRIAVVRTVHNVELPQDITRVQRALLVGLERATTLRIVINETTTLPADQPVETILHGHYRDWFAEFPASEATPGRFGYAGLIRRYKGVEHLVTTFRELAERGRGVSLTVGGRPSTTELAETITGLAADDDRIRLELHFLSDAELVTIMTSAELVVLPYRFMHNSGGTLAALSLDRPVLIPANETNAALAAEVGPGWIHTYEGELTADDLDRTLTLVQAGDRSAQPDLSARDWADAGTRHLAAFGRAAALRRATGRNRRGR; from the coding sequence ATGCCGTTGTCCCGTCGACTCCGCGTCATGCAGGCGTACCAGCGCCTGCGTCCGACGACCAATCCGTACATCGTGCAGCTCGACCGCGCCCTCGGGTCCACGGCCGGGATGGAGCACCTGCGGTTCACCTGGCGGCGAGCGCTGCTCGGACGCTACGACGTGCTGCACCTGCACTGGCCGGAGACCCGCCTCGGTGGGTCGAACCGGGTCAAGGCGATCGGGAACCAGGTGCGCTTCGCCCTCCTGCTGGCGCGACTCCGCCTGTCACGGATCGCGGTGGTGCGGACCGTCCACAACGTCGAACTGCCGCAGGACATCACCCGGGTGCAGCGGGCGCTCCTCGTCGGCCTCGAGCGGGCGACGACCCTCCGCATCGTCATCAACGAGACGACCACGCTCCCGGCCGACCAGCCCGTCGAGACCATCCTCCACGGCCACTACCGGGATTGGTTCGCCGAGTTCCCCGCCTCGGAAGCGACGCCGGGGCGGTTCGGGTACGCGGGCTTGATCCGCCGGTACAAGGGCGTCGAACACCTCGTCACGACCTTCCGCGAACTCGCGGAACGCGGCCGTGGGGTGAGCCTGACCGTGGGCGGGCGCCCCTCGACGACCGAGCTGGCCGAGACGATCACCGGGCTCGCGGCCGACGATGACCGCATCCGACTCGAGCTGCACTTCCTGAGCGACGCCGAACTCGTGACGATCATGACGAGCGCCGAGCTGGTCGTGCTGCCGTACCGGTTCATGCACAACTCGGGCGGCACCCTCGCCGCCCTCTCCCTCGACCGGCCGGTGCTCATCCCGGCGAACGAGACCAACGCCGCCCTCGCCGCCGAGGTGGGGCCGGGTTGGATCCACACCTACGAGGGCGAGCTGACCGCCGACGACCTCGACCGGACGCTGACCCTGGTGCAGGCAGGCGATCGCTCCGCACAGCCGGACCTTTCCGCCCGTGACTGGGCCGATGCCGGGACGCGTCACCTCGCCGCGTTCGGCCGCGCCGCGGCGCTGCGCCGGGCGACGGGACGGAACCGTCGTGGTCGCTGA